AAGCACTCTAGGCTTGTCCACCATCTTTCCTATACTGTATCCCCCCAGGGTATATATCATGGATACGCCTATTTCCTTGGCAATTTGGAGAACCTGATAGGAAAGCTCGTACTGGGCTTCCTGAGTCGTACCCTGAAAGTCGCCAGCTAGCACGACAAGATCATGCTTGCCCCTCATTTTCTTATAATATATCGAGTTCCTGACGAGATGGATGACACTATCGTCATTGATGAAAACTTGAGGTGGTAGATACTGAGAAAATATATCGTACATCTTGATCATGTTGAGCTTCTCTACCATATAGTCAGCTGCTATTTTTCCAACGTTTCCAATGCCTGGAAGTCCACCAACCAGCACTGGCGATTTGAGCTTAACATCCTTGTATTTAATCACAACTATTTTCTCCATCCATCTCACCTTTCAATTCTTCAATTCTGTACTTCTTGAACCTGTCAACAGGAGAATAACGCGGCGGAACCGCCATGTATGTTTCCGATCCGCATTTAGGGCATTTTTCCTCAAGCGTGTAAGTATTGCATTTTGGGCATTTCCTGATCAGGGATTTCATTGTTTATTGAACTCCACTTCCACCTGTAGTTTCTTAGCCTTATCGTTAACTATCTGCACCACTTTTTTCAGCGTTTCCTCGGCCTTTTTGTAATCCTTGTCCTTCACAACTACACGATATCTCGGCGCTCCTACGTATTCAAGTTCAACCTTACCTGTATCTTCAGGTATGGTTAGAACCTCCTTTATCCTTTCAACGCCATCCGATGCAAGAGAATAAACTTCGAAATATCCAGACACAGAGACCTCTGGTATCGTTATATTTTCCTTTGCTATCTCTATAAAAACACTCTTCCAGTCTCCATCAATATCCGGAAGCCATTCGCCATTTGATTGTGCAGCATTTTCAAACGCAGCAAATAAGGTTCCGAACAGCTCAACCAGTCTTTTACCGAACTGTTCCTTACATTCGTCTGTGCTCTTATTTAACCTGTTGCACACGATTTCAAACAGCTTATCGGCTTTTTGTTCGTTTTTCCATTCAGCTATCTTCTCTCTGCTCTGGTGCTGATTTACCCTTTTGAGTGAAAGATCCACTACCTTTCTATCAGGATTAACTCCGATCACTTTGCATACGACCCTCTGACCTTCACGGAGGTAACTCCTTATATGTTTGACCCAACCAGTGGCGACCTCGGATATATGGATGTACCCTTCAACGCCTGGGTATTCCTCAAGGACTCCATTAGCACCGAAGTTTTTCACCTCGGTTATTTTGACCACAACGAGGTCTCCGTTGTCTGGAAGTGGCTTTATATTCATAATACCTCTACTACCTCGCCTGATGTGGCAAGTATTCCTCCGGTGGGTTTAGCGAGTGTTGCTCCGCATATGTTGCAGGTTACCGTTGATGATGGTCTTGCAAATACCACCTGAACGTTCCCGCAATCCTTGCATTTTATTTTGACGAAGTGCCCATTCACATTCTTGGGCTTCACAAACTTTGTCTCTGCCATCTTCACGCCTCCACAATCTCAAACTTTTTGGCTCTTATTCCTGGCGGTGTCACGGCTTTATGGCATTCATCGCAGACGAGCCTCAATGCTACTCTCTTTGTCGGCTTCTCCCTCCCTTCGAATTTTGGTCTAGGGAAACCCCCATAACCAGATGTGACTCTTCTGAATCTCCTCTGTCCGGCCTTTAGTTCGCTCGCCTTTCTTTTCCTGACCCTCTCCACCGAATGGCTGGTATGCTTCTTGCAGTATGGACAGTACGTCATTATCTTCTTTGGCATCTTCAAATAGATTCACCTTGATGTGCAAGTATTTCAATCTATTATTTCTATCTTTTCGCCCTTGAATGAAATGGCAATCTTCTGATCAGATGCGGAATTTTTCGGCCGAACATCATGAAATATCATCTCATAGGCTTATCATGGAATGAAAGAGGAAATCATGTTCAGTATTCATTTCTTGAGAAATAAAAAATGAGAAAAGTTATGAATGTTCACAATCTGTCTACGACTGATTTCAGCTGGTCTCCCTGCTTTATTCCAAGCTTCTGGGCTTCAATTGAGGCGTCTGCTATCTTTGCCGATAGCATATCGTCAAGCGTCTTCACACCTGTCACACGTACTGCTATATCTCCAACTTTATTCGCAGTTTCAATATTCAGATAGCCACACATCGCATAGCCCTTTTTGCCTTTAAGAAATAAAAGGGGAGCGTTTCCAAGATCACTTTTAAAGAACTGAAATATCCTGCCGTCGATCTCAACAGAATCTATCTGCATCATGATTTGTGCATCGGAGGCTTCGATAAATTACTTTCTAATTCGCAGATACATAAGGGATCGAGCGATACGGTCAAACCCGTAATATCAAGCCTATCGGCTCAAGAATGAAGCACTTTAGTTTGATCATCCTAAAATTTCTATACAACAACAATATTAATGCAAATGATAGATATGGTTCTTCAGGATGTTGACGGTATATTCGATTCGCAAGCGGTTTTGGCTGGGCGTTTTCAGAATGATCTTACGGTTATAAATGAAAAATATGATCTTTTCTACCTCATGCTGCCGACTATAAATGAAAAGAAGATCGTATCATTTTACATATTTCTGCAAGATGAACAGATCCCAGATAGACATAGAGAAGAGATAGAATCTGTGCTCTATAAATTCAACCCTGTCGTGAAAAATGGCGTATGGAAGATATATCTGGATACCCAGAGTTTCAAGCTTAGTGAACCATTTACCACATTCTTTGATATAGATAGTATTGTATTTGATATGGCGTCTATGAAAGGCGGAGAGATGCTGCTGCCAGTGAGGTTCATCTCCAAGGACAAGGATAAGCTTGTAAATTCCATCATAGACTCGGCAGGGTATGGTGAAAATATATATCTAAGATACATGGGCCCAAACAGAGGATTTGATTATTCTTTCACTGCAATAAAACTGCTTGATCAGGTCTATAAACTCACACTGGAAATAGATAACCCACAGGTTATGCACGGAATATATGCAGAAACCAAGAAGAATATAGCCTGGAGAAGAGAATCG
The genomic region above belongs to Thermoplasma sp. Kam2015 and contains:
- a CDS encoding proteasome assembly chaperone family protein → MEKIVVIKYKDVKLKSPVLVGGLPGIGNVGKIAADYMVEKLNMIKMYDIFSQYLPPQVFINDDSVIHLVRNSIYYKKMRGKHDLVVLAGDFQGTTQEAQYELSYQVLQIAKEIGVSMIYTLGGYSIGKMVDKPRVLGAVTDKELVKDLEKNGVVFPKGEPGGGIVGSAGLILGLGMEMFNFEGACLMGETSGYFADPKSAMEVLNVLQKQLGIKLDMSDIENRSRQIEQITGKMQEEFQNKQNKEDLGYFG
- a CDS encoding RNA-protein complex protein Nop10 yields the protein MKSLIRKCPKCNTYTLEEKCPKCGSETYMAVPPRYSPVDRFKKYRIEELKGEMDGENSCD
- a CDS encoding translation initiation factor IF-2 subunit alpha yields the protein MNIKPLPDNGDLVVVKITEVKNFGANGVLEEYPGVEGYIHISEVATGWVKHIRSYLREGQRVVCKVIGVNPDRKVVDLSLKRVNQHQSREKIAEWKNEQKADKLFEIVCNRLNKSTDECKEQFGKRLVELFGTLFAAFENAAQSNGEWLPDIDGDWKSVFIEIAKENITIPEVSVSGYFEVYSLASDGVERIKEVLTIPEDTGKVELEYVGAPRYRVVVKDKDYKKAEETLKKVVQIVNDKAKKLQVEVEFNKQ
- a CDS encoding 30S ribosomal protein S27e, with the translated sequence MAETKFVKPKNVNGHFVKIKCKDCGNVQVVFARPSSTVTCNICGATLAKPTGGILATSGEVVEVL
- a CDS encoding 50S ribosomal protein L44e, with the protein product MKMPKKIMTYCPYCKKHTSHSVERVRKRKASELKAGQRRFRRVTSGYGGFPRPKFEGREKPTKRVALRLVCDECHKAVTPPGIRAKKFEIVEA
- a CDS encoding YunC family protein → MMQIDSVEIDGRIFQFFKSDLGNAPLLFLKGKKGYAMCGYLNIETANKVGDIAVRVTGVKTLDDMLSAKIADASIEAQKLGIKQGDQLKSVVDRL